Proteins found in one Macrobrachium nipponense isolate FS-2020 chromosome 35, ASM1510439v2, whole genome shotgun sequence genomic segment:
- the LOC135208181 gene encoding KRAB-A domain-containing protein 2-like: MQAMKWIMVYQDHLTKFCVLRPLTSKRAAEVAYQLLDIFLLLGAPEILQSDNGLEFTACVITELKLLWPGLVMVHGKPRHPQSQGSVERANCDIKDMLVAWLSDNNTTDWTVGLKFVQFQKNSSYHSGIRKSPFAALFGSDAKVGLTTSALPHDVIHRLQSEDDLLAVITEETTSDEPPAVEPVTAKPPAVEPVIAEPPAVEPVTAEPPAVEPPAVEQVTAEPPAVEQVTALGVLCTTVIRG, encoded by the coding sequence ATGCAGGCGATGAAGTGGATAATGGTCTACCAAGATCATCTTACAAAGTTCTGTGTATTGAGACCTCTCACATCAAAACGTGCTGCAGAAGTTGCGTATCAGCTgttggatatttttcttttacttggtgCACCGGAAATTCTACAAAGTGACAATGGATTGGAGTTTACTGCTTGTGTTATTACAGAACTTAAACTGCTTTGGCCTGGTCTCGTAATGGTTCATGGAAAACCTAGACATCCTCAGAGCCAGGGGTCAGTTGAACGAGCAAACTGTGATATTAAAGATATGTTGGTAGCCTGGTTGAGTGATAATAATACAACAGACTGGACAGTTGGTTTAAAATTTGTGCAGTTTCAAAAAAACTCGAGCTACCATTCTGGCATTAGAAAGTCACCATTTGCTGCATTGTTTGGATCCGATGCAAAAGTAGGACTGACAACTTCAGCTCTTCCACATGATGTAATTCACCGTCTCCAAAGTGAGGACGATTTGCTGGCAGTAATTACGGAAGAAACAACTTCAGAtgaaccacctgctgtcgaaccaGTTACTGCTAAACCACCTGCTGTTGAACCAGTTATTGCtgaaccacctgctgtcgaaccagttactgctgaaccacctgctgtcgaaccacctgctgtcgaacaagttactgctgaaccacctgctgtcgaacaAGTCACTGCACTGGGAGTATTGTGCACGACTGTGATTAGAGGTTAG